From the Ascaphus truei isolate aAscTru1 unplaced genomic scaffold, aAscTru1.hap1 HAP1_SCAFFOLD_786, whole genome shotgun sequence genome, the window agaaagggagagcgagaaagcagaggagagagagggagaaaggagagagagaggggggaatgagagtgaggtggaaggtgagagagagaagggagaaagagTGGAAAATGTAAATAGATTGATGCAATTCACAAGGTCACAAAGGACAAAAAGATGAATGAAGAATGTACAAAgaaagtatatatactgtaagtgtatactgtatgtgcacacgTGTTCATGATAATACAGAAACACTATGGTATAACACACATCTACtttatatcgtgtgtgtgtgtgtgtgtgtgtgtgtgtgtgtgtgtgtgtgtgtgtgtgtgtgtgtgtgtgtgtgtgtgtgtgtgtgtgtgtgtgtgtgtgtgtgtgtgtgtgtgtgtgtgtgtgtgtgtgtgtgcgcgcatggaaAGTAACATTGTTATCGTCTTTTTATCTTACACACAGTAAATGTATACAGGATACATACAAATTCTTCGAATTAAATacctaatatttatttataactgtatatacagtataatttttgctatatacagtatatatatacatacacacacagtatatacatcaTTACAATTTGTAGGACACacagatgtgtgtatatatttatattatatatatatatactatatatatatatatatatatatatatatacatacatacacacacacacacacacacacacttacagtaatatttccatttgatatatatatatatatattatattcaacACTAGcaaataacatttattaaaatcCTTCTGACACTGTATCTGTAATATATTCTGGTTTGTAATACATAATTGTTTTGCCAATGATTAAAACTAGGATTATTCTATTCTTATTaagatctgtgtgtatataagaaaaattatatatttataggatggaaactgatatatatatatatatatatatatatatatatatatatatatagtgtattttttttattgatatgcTTACACAGGATATGGAATGAATTCTCTAAAAGGATACACCAAATATTAATGGGAAAATATTCTGCAAACACAAAACTTGTGTATTTTTCACGAGTGTAATTCATTGTTATTGCACAAACCCCACACATATATTGTTGATTGGTTTttagaattaaaaaatatattttgtgcacaGACACTATACCCCATTAGTAAGGCTGTATGTTTTTACCCTGGTGTAATTCATTTTGTAGCAATCATTTTAGTAAGAAATGAAACCCATCCACAGGTTTAATTCTTACAATATAGAGAAGGTACAGAGAAGGTATAgtgaatacacattatatatatatatatatatatatatatatatatataatatatatataatatatatatatatatatatatatatatatatatatatacacacacacatatacacacacacatacacacacacacagaactgaGTTCATTACCAGCCCAGAAACACATATTCTGTATTTAGAAAAAACGGACACATAATATTAGAATGTGTTATATCATTGTTACAATGTGGCTACTGGGAATTCAGACTTTATGTTTTCACAAGAGACATTATACATAATacatatattatgtgtgtgtttgtgtgtgtgtgtgtgtgtgtgtgtgaatatatattatatatattatgagtgtgtgtgaatatatattacacacacacatatataatatatatatatatatatatatatatatatatatatatgtatgtatgtatgtatgtatgtatgtatgtatgtattgtatagtatacgatacatacataataatatatctatatataaatatatatatatatatatatatatatatattatatagtgtgtgtgtgaatatatattatatataaatgtacgttacattgtctctatctctctaaatatactttataatatgtatgtatagataatatataaaacattacaatgagAATTGATTAATTGAATTGATACATTACAGTTATGTCCTTACAAAAGAATATATATTAATTCTCTCtcaatatatacatatttgtcaagtatatatatatatatatatatatattatatatatataatattatatatatatattatacattatatatacaactttaaatgtgtgtgtgtgtaaatatatatatatatatatatatatatatatatatatatatatatatatatatcatcaataTTGTTACATTTCCACacacatatacttatatatacaaAATTAAAGTTATATCACCGGAACACTTTGATTGAACGACTATATCAAAATGACTCATAAACTTATACAGACAAagcaactcacacacacacaatttctctatatatatttatttaaaacatcACAtaattgtacatatatatatatatatctatatatatatatatatatatatatatatatattatttgactgaataaatgtcacttttttttgcatataggagtgactgtcccttttttccttttttctgtatctttttggacAGTGTACACCCCCTCCCTttgcctttatttttattttgtgtgtgccCTGTTTaagattttataaatatattttttttatacacatatTACAGtgcacacaatctctctctctctcttgtgtgtgtatgtatatatatatattatatatatatatatatatatatatatatatatatactaataccTATTTAAAACatggaaaatgtaaatatatatatacacacacacacacacacacatatacagtacacacaatctctctctgactctctctctctctttatatattatatattttttgtgtgtgtgagtatatatatatatatatatatatatatatatatatatatatatataaatagttatGTAAAGCATTAAATACTTGtacatttctatatatatattattattgttttttatatatatatatatatatatatatatatatatatatatatcaaataatatATCAGGCATGAAAAACATTACTCTATTTGTAAAACAAAGAGGAAGCCGCAGAATCCCCTGCAGCACGGAGTTCAAGGTGAGATGATCTGCagatactcccccccccccccccccattaggcagagctgcagtgattagGCAGCTGATactctgcagacacacacagactgagacaTGATAATAGAGACACTTCCCTGACAGAGCCTTTCCAATCTGCTCTGCTCTATCTAGCATGTCAGGATTAGCAGAGGGGGCTCAATTGTGCTCACCATGAATACACATTCCACAGGCACCTGTTGTCCTGAGCACTGAGCAGTTCCTCTCCAAGGCCACAGAATGCCAGCAGATTACCACATAGCCCCTtgtatagagagagggggggggggggggttaccacCTGTGTGCTCAGGAAGGTATGGTATATATGCCACTATCtacaacaggggtggccaactccagtcctcaagggccacgaacatgtcagcttttcaggatatccctgcttcagcacaggtggctcaatcagtggctcagtcagagactgcgccactgattgagcctcctgtgcagaagcagggatatcctgaaaacctggcctgttcgtggcccttgaggtctggcgTTGGCCAacgactgtgccactgattgagccacctgtgctgaagcagggatatccttcagacctgacctgtttgtggccattgaggactggagatggccactcctgatctacaTTATATATCTATTTATAACATGATTGGGGCGGCCTTCAAGTTTAAAATGGTCCATTTAAGGACGAGACGCAGATAAATTGTCGTTCGGTATCTGTCCACTGTAGTGCCGATTTGTGGCTTTCTGGACATGTTATTATGTGTAGACATGTCTAAAAAtagatgtattttatatatatgtatatataaagacCTATACATCACCATTTGCCCTGATAAAGGTCCCTTAATGGCCCAAAATGCTGGTTCCCATATTCTTTATCACACTTGTAGGACTCACCATATCCAGTTGTGCTGTGTCCCTTATAGATGGAGATGGGGATGTACTTAATGGGTCTTTCTCCATTATTTTCTTATGATACGCGCActcatctatctatctctatagtgtgtgtgtgtgtgtgtgtgtgtgtgtgtgtgtgtgtgtgtgtgtgtgtgtgtgtgtgtgtgtgtgtgtgtgtgtgtgtgtgtgtgtgtgtgtgtgtgtgtgtgtgtgtgtgtgtgtgtgtgtgtgtgtgataaagaACCAGTTTGGTCCTAATCATCGTGCTATTGTTTATTTTGTTGGATGAAAAAAATGATTTTAAGTTTTAACCTGTAAAAGggcagtgtatatatactgtataagtatatatataatatctttttatttttatatatatatatatatatttctatagcgATAGacattgagtatatatatatacattttaagttatggtgggtgaatgcTAGGGGTTAATGGttgaaagacggggttgcagacctgtctaagacatgtgaatgtgctcacaagtgatattctttattggctatatatatatatatatatacacgcataaCACATATTTAGGCATTTCTCATAACTAAGGAGCTGAATTATACAAGTTAGTTTCTTTTCTTTCTACATGTATGTATCTGTAGTATACACCTACTGTATTTCACAATCACTGGCATCAGATAGCTTTATGGGGGAATTATGCTATAGCGGTTACTCCCTGCCCTTCTCTGCTCCTTCCCCATTctacccccctgtgtgtgtcttgcAGGTGGGATAATGGGTGGACTTCTCTTCCTGTGTGCTGTGGCGGCTCTGCTGGGGACATCCCTTGGCTGTCCAGAACCCTGCTCCTGTGTGGATAAATACAACCAGCAGTTTGTCGACTGCACCTACAAGAAGCTGCAGAAGGTGCCGGGTGGCTTACCTTCCAATGTCACCACCCTCAGCCTCTCCGCCAACAAGATCAGCTCGCTGAAGAGGTCTCACTTTGTGGGGGTGATTCAGGTCACCTCACTGTGGCTGGCCCACAACGAGATTAGCTCGGTGGAGAAAGGGACGTTGCGTGCCCTGGTGCACCTCAAGAACCTGGACATCAGCCATAACCTGCTGGTGGACTTCCCCTGGGGAGACCTGTCCAGCCTGCCCGCCCTccagctgctgaaaatgaacaacaACCGCATGGTCAACCTGCCCTTGGACGCTTTCATCAACCTGAGTGATCTGAGGTCCCTCAGGATCAACAACAACCTGTTCCCTGTCATCCGGGAGGGGACTTTTGagcctctcgcctccctctcccacATCCAGATCTACAACAACCCCTTCCATTGCTCCTGCCCCCTCATGTGGCTCAAGAAGTGGACAGTGGAAGCCCAGGTAAAGGTAGCCGAGAATGACTCTATTGTCTGCGCCTCCCCTGTGGAGCTCCGGGGTACCCCCATCTCCAGACTCCCAGACCTGCCCTGCGAAGCCCCCTCTGTGCAGTTGAGTTATCTCCCAAACCTGGACAGCACGGAGCTGTACGATGGGTTCATGCTCACTTTGCAGTGTCAAGTCACTGGGAGTCCCCAACCAACCATCCAATGGAGGGTCCGCAATGCCACGCAAGAAGCTGAGATCCAGCCACCCACGGCAGGGCAAGAGAGGAATGATTTTCCCCAGTCCCTGGTGTCCGTCCGCTTCCTGGTGTTTGAGAACGGCACCCTGGTGATCCCTCACCTCAGCAAGAAGTTGGAAGGGACCTACACTTGCCAAGCCACTAACGAGATGGGTAGCAGCCAGAGCTCGGTCAACGTATCCGTGGCCGGACcgcagaaataccccaccaagaCCATGCAGAACCCAGATGTGAGCAAGACGCTGCCCGAGGGCAAAAAGCCTGCAGTGAAGGCATCCGGGAACAGTGTACTGAATGCGGACAAGATAGAGGAGAAGACAAAAAGTCTCCTCCCCACCTTGCAGACCCAGGGGGCCGCTGGCAGTGAGGTGGGCATCCAGGACACCCTGGAACATCCGCTGGCCTTTGAAAAGAAGTGTGGGCCAAGTGCAGGTGCTCAGCATGTGTCCAACCACGCATTCAACGAGAGCACCAACCTGAAGCCTCACATCTTTGACCTAGGGGTGATTGCTTTGGACGTGTCTGAGAAGGACGCCAGGGTGCAGATAACCCCATATCACACCGAACCAGGAGCGGACCAGCTCCGGATGCTGTACTTGTGCCAGGAAGGTGCAAGGGGCCACTCCTTGGTCCAGTGGTCAGAGATTGAAGACCGGGTGAACTCCTACTGGTTCCGTGGGTTGACGCCGGGCACCAACTACTCGGTGTGTCTGACCTACAAGGGAGAGGACTGCCAGGTGCAGGTGGTCTTCACCACCAAGAAAGAGGTCCCCTCTCTGATCATCATCATTGTGGTGAGCATCTTCCTGCTTGGGCTGGCCACCATACCTCTTATGGGAGCAACCTGCTGCCACCTTCTCTCTAAGTACCACGGCAAGAACTATAAGCTTATCATGAAGACCCACAAACCGGACCCCATGGAGAAGCCCATTGCCGCTGACTTTGACCCAAGAGCCTCCTACATGGAGTCAGAGAAAAATTTTGACCCTAGCGAGGCTGGAGAGGGGGAGGCCGAGGCAGACGCAACCCCAgtggaaggggaaggggaggtggagggtagTATGTTGGATGAGACCCTCACAAGCTCCCTATCCAAAACTAACCAGGAGGAGTTTGAGGTGGGGTCAGAGTATAGTGACCGGCTCCCTTTGGGAGCCGAGGCGGTGACCATCTCCCAGGAGATCAATGGTAATTACAAGCAGCCTGCACGCTGACATGGGGCAGGGGGTCTTCCCCTACCCCCCACACCAAACCCCCAAAAATGAGAGTTGTTCCCAGGTACTAGTGTACAATAACTGGTTTTATTGCTGATGGTGCCAGGCATGTGTAgtaatgtctgtatgtatgtgcttgGCGTGTGTTTGTTAGGGTGTAGACAGGAGTACATATATGTTGGTGCGCAgagcactgtgtatgtgtatttgggcagAGCAGTGTATCAGcatgtgtgcagagcagggtgtatgtgtatttgtacaGAGCAGTTTGTATCTCTGTGTGCTGAGCAGTGTGTATCTCtttgtgcagagcagtgtatatatgtatgtgtgcagagcagtatgtatctgtatgtgtgcagagcagtgtgtatctgtatgtgggcagagcagtgtgtatctgtatgtgggcagagcagtgtgtatctgtatgtgggcAGAGTAGTGTGTATCTGCATGTGAGTAGATTGGGTATCTGCATGTGTGCAGAACAGTGTTTATCCGtatatgtgcagagcagtgtgtatatgtatatgtgcagagcagtgtgtatatgtatatatgcagagcagtgtgtatctgtatgcatgcagagcagtgtgtatccgCATGTGtgtagagcagtgtgtatgtgtatttgtgcagagcagtgtgtatctgtatgtgtgcagagcactgtgtatacacatgtgtgaatagcagtgtatatctgtatttgtgcagagcagtgtgtatccgcatgtgtgcagagcagtgtgtatccgcatgtgtgcagagcagtgtgtatctgtatgtgtgcagagcagtgtgtattcgCATGTGTGGAGAGCAGTGCGTATCtgtatgtgtgcagagcagtgtgtatctgtatgtgtgcagagcagtgcgtATCTGCATGTGTgctgagcagtgtgtatctgcatGTGTGcatagcagtgtgtatctgtatgtggacagagcagagtgtatgtgtgcagagcagtgtgtatctgtatacatgcagagcagtgtgtatccgcatgtgtgcagagcagtgtgtatgtgtactgtatttgTGCAGAGCACTGTTTATCCGCAAGTGTGCTTagcagtgtatatctgtatgtgggcagagcagtgtgtatccgcatgtgtgcagagcagtgtgtatctgtatgtgtgcagagcagcgtgtatctgtatgtgtgcatagcagtgtatatctgtatgtgtgcagagcagcctgtatctgtatgtgtgcagagcagcgtgtatctgtatgtgtgcatagcagcgtgtatctgtatgtgtgcatagcagtgtgtatctgtatgtgtgcagagcagtgtgtagctgtatgtgtgcagagcagcgtgtatccgcatgtgtgcagagcagtgtgtttctgtatgtgtgcagagcagcgtgtatctgtatgtgtgcagagcagtgtgtatctgcatgtgtgcagagcagtgtgtatctgtatgtgtgcagAGTAGTGTGTATCTgcatgtgtgcagagcagtgtgtatccgcatgtgtacagagcagtgtgtatccacatgtgtgcagagcagtgtgtgtgtgtatatatgggaataGCCCAGTGTTTCtgagtgcagagcagtgtgtatttgtAAGTATTTTTGTAACAGTGTATGTGCACAGCTATGTATACCTGCATGTATGCAGCGTAATGTATATAAgcctgtgtgtgcagagcagtgaatATGTGTGTGAGCCTACATGTATATAGCTATTcatttatatttaatattatttattagcctgtgtatatatatatatatatatatacacacatatgtgtgtttgtatgttggtgcagagcagtgtgtacttGCATACACATGTGCAGAGCCGTGCATGTCTGCATGCACATGTGCAGACCCGTGCATGTCTGCATACACATGTGCAGAGCCGTGCATGTCTGCATGCACATGTGCAGAGCCATGCATGTCTGCATGCACATGTGCAGAGCCGTGCATGTCTGCATACACATGTGCAGAGCCATGCATGTCTGCATACACATGTGCAGAGCCGTGCATGTCTGCATACACATGTGCAGAGCCGTGCATGTCTGCATACACATGTGCAGAGCCGTGCATGTCTGCATACACATGTGCAGAGCAGTATAACTGTGTGTACCTTGCCCCAGCATTAAAAGAGTTGTAATgcccatttaaaaacaaaacagtttggTATTGTGTTAGGTTTAATGCTGGAGAGCGATCATTACAGGGCAGCAGGGGCTGGCTCAGGTTGTCCTGGTCTTACACGTGGTACAGCGTGGGAGGTATGACCCCCAGACAGATCCTAATAATCCATAGGACTGGGAGATCTATGACTATCTGAACCTGACCCTATTAATCTATAGGTCTATAGGACTGGGAGATctaggactgtctgagcctgacCCTATTACTCTATAGGACTGGGAGATCTAGGACTGTCTGATCCTTACAGCATTCATATTTTAATATGGgatatataaaacaggactgcATCACCTTGACCCTTAATCTACTATTATGGCATTTATCAAAATCATGACTGTCACTATTAAATTATAGGGACGGGATATAAAACCAGGACTGTCTGATCCTGGCCCTATTCATATAGCAGGGTGGATATATGGGCTACACAGGATCAGGAAAGAATCCAGATGTATCCTTATCACAACGAGTTCCTGTTGTGTCATGGACAACGATTAGTAAATAAGGGTTATCTCattcccctgggggggggggggggggggggggtcctgatAGCATTAAAACAAGAGGATTATGGGAACTAATCTTAGGGCAGAGCGCggcaacattaaccctttccgtgCCGCAGGCTATAAGATGGAGGTCTATAAGAGCACAATGTCTTTCATTTATTTCctaaataatattttgtaatattattgtttttcaaaggcagccccccccccacccgagacTCCCGTACCAGTTTAATTCATATCACGGATCCCTGGGAATCTGGGGAGACCTCCATTTTAAAATCCCGGAGTACATCCAATTTTAAACGCTTCTATCTCctgaacaacaacaacaaaaaaacaacaccCTGCATTGGAAATGGACGATTAGAGATCGCATACAGTAAGCTTGCTTCTTATTTCTCCTCCaaatggtggagggggggggggggggaaggggagtttaagtttaaaaaaaaacacatttttgaaAAATTTGattttgggggagagaggaggtgtctcCTTGGGTTGAGGGGGGGAGCTGCCCCCTcgctggcagtgacggggttaagccCACTGGCGCTGCTCCCCTGCTGCGAGGCTGTGACGGGGTTAATAAGGGAGGAAACTTGGAACTGTATATAGGCCACGAACTGCTGTAAAGTGTCACTGTGCACACCACAAAACACACATAAACAAACACAATCAtcgcacaaacacacatacacacattgcatatgtatatataatcgcatgcgcacacatactgtattcagtatatatatatatatatatatatatatataaacacatacatatatatatatatatatatatatatatatatatatatatatatatatatatatatatatattacactacacacatcccacacacatactgtacagtatatgtatataacacacacacacaatatatacagtgatgtgaaaaagaaagtacaccctctttgaattccatagctttacatatcaggacattataacaatcatctgttccttagcaggtcttaaaattaggtaaatacaacctcagatgaacaacaacacatgacatattacaccatgtcctgatttatttaacaaaaataaagccaaaatggagaagctatgtgtgaaaaactaagtacacccttactgcttccataggaattgagatgctaagtagcagacaggtgctgctaatcaaatgcccttgattaattgatcatcagcaagtgtgaccacctctattaaagccgaagttttagcagtttgctggtctggagcattcatgtatgtgttaacacaatgccatggaggaaagacatcagcaatgatcttagagaagcaattgttgctgcccatcaatcagggaagggttataaggccatttccaaacaatttcaagtccatcattctacagtgagaaagattattcaaaagtggaaaacattcaaaacagttgccaatcttcccaggagtggacatcccagcaaattcaccccaaggtcagaccgtgcaatgctcagagaaattgcaaaaaaaaccaagagttactgcaccgacacactttattcgagcaaatacccagtatgtacctggcagatacctggaatgcgccgctcctcacctctaacaagccccgttgcgtttgccttcccagcctgggttcatgcctggctgacgggcggctgatctgttaaatgataatgattaggatttaataggctgcaatgcttcgcgtgtctaccagatggcataaattcatgaattataatgcagtatatatatatatactgtgcagtattgcagccagcgggaataaaatgcttcaatccctgcttggaaaatacctcaatgcactcgggcagaaaacagtcacaaacctcaatacaccctggtatacccgaattcgtgggactagccaagctcgaataaagtgtgtcgccagtgtacatctcagactctacaggcctccgTTAGcaagttaaatgttaaagttcatgacagtacaattagaaaaagactgaacaagtatggtttgtttggaagggatgCCAGAAGAaaacctcttctctctaaaaagaacatggcagcacggcttaggtttgcaaagttgcatctgaacaaaccacaagacttctggaacaatgtcatttggacagacgagaccaaagtggagatgtttggccataatgcacagcgccacgtttggcgaaaaccaaacacagcatatcagcacaaacacttcataccaactgtcaagcatggcggtggaggggtgatgatttgggcttgttttgcaaccACAgggcctgggaaccttgcagtcattgagtcgaccatgaacttctctggataccaaagtattctagagtcaaatgtgaggccatctgcccGACAGCTaatgcttggccgaaattgggtcatgcaacaggacaatgattcaagcacaccagcaaatgtacaacagaatggctgaaaaagaaaagcatcaaggtgttgcaatggcccagtcaaagtccagacctcaacccaattgaaatgctgtggctggatcttatgagagctgtgcataaacaaatgcctgcaaacctcaatgaactaaagcaacgttgtaa encodes:
- the ISLR2 gene encoding immunoglobulin superfamily containing leucine-rich repeat protein 2 — its product is MGGLLFLCAVAALLGTSLGCPEPCSCVDKYNQQFVDCTYKKLQKVPGGLPSNVTTLSLSANKISSLKRSHFVGVIQVTSLWLAHNEISSVEKGTLRALVHLKNLDISHNLLVDFPWGDLSSLPALQLLKMNNNRMVNLPLDAFINLSDLRSLRINNNLFPVIREGTFEPLASLSHIQIYNNPFHCSCPLMWLKKWTVEAQVKVAENDSIVCASPVELRGTPISRLPDLPCEAPSVQLSYLPNLDSTELYDGFMLTLQCQVTGSPQPTIQWRVRNATQEAEIQPPTAGQERNDFPQSLVSVRFLVFENGTLVIPHLSKKLEGTYTCQATNEMGSSQSSVNVSVAGPQKYPTKTMQNPDVSKTLPEGKKPAVKASGNSVLNADKIEEKTKSLLPTLQTQGAAGSEVGIQDTLEHPLAFEKKCGPSAGAQHVSNHAFNESTNLKPHIFDLGVIALDVSEKDARVQITPYHTEPGADQLRMLYLCQEGARGHSLVQWSEIEDRVNSYWFRGLTPGTNYSVCLTYKGEDCQVQVVFTTKKEVPSLIIIIVVSIFLLGLATIPLMGATCCHLLSKYHGKNYKLIMKTHKPDPMEKPIAADFDPRASYMESEKNFDPSEAGEGEAEADATPVEGEGEVEGSMLDETLTSSLSKTNQEEFEVGSEYSDRLPLGAEAVTISQEINGNYKQPAR